The proteins below come from a single Lates calcarifer isolate ASB-BC8 linkage group LG11, TLL_Latcal_v3, whole genome shotgun sequence genomic window:
- the LOC108880247 gene encoding septin-9 isoform X12, which yields MSEAAVPDAMVSTAVGGLYGEKASGPTVDFSYVGIDAILEQMRRKAMKQGFELNIMVVGQSGLGKSTLMNTLFKSKVSRKSVLATSQEKIPKTIEIKSISHDIEEKGVRMKLTVIDTPGFGDQINNENCWQPIMKFINDQYEAYLQEEININRKKRIPDSRVHCCIYFIPPTGHCLRPLDVEFMRRLSKVVNIVPVIAKADTLTLEERDFFKKKIREELRANGIDVYPQKEFDEDAEDRMINEKIREMIPFAVVGSDQEYQVNGRRLLGRKTKWGTIEVENIAHCEFAYLRDLLIRTHMQNIKDITSSIHYEMYRVRRLNENNTVVAHANGIPEHHLAAHEM from the exons ATGTCTGAGGCGGCAGTGCCCGATGCCATGGTGTCCACAGCAGTGGGCGGTCTGTACGGGGAGAAGGCCAGTGGCCCCACCGTGGACTTCAGTTACGTGGGTATTGATGCCATTCTGGagcagatgaggaggaaggcCATGAAGCAGGGTTTCGAGCTCAACATAATGGTTGTGG GACAGAGTGGCCTGGGAAAGTCTACTCTGATGAACACACTGTTCAAGTCTAAAGTCAGCCGTAAGTCAGTGCTGGCTACAAGCCAAGAGAAGATCCCCAAAACAATCGAAATCAAGTCTATCAGTCATG ACATCGAGGAGAAAGGAGTGAGAATGAAGCTGACAGTCATTGACACACCAGGCTTTGGAGACCAGATCAACAATGAGAACTG CTGGCAGCCCATCATGAAGTTCATTAATGACCAGTACGAAGCAtacctgcaggaggagatcAACATCAACAGGAAGAAAAGAATCCCAGACTCCAGAGTTCACTGCTGCATATACTTTATCCCCCCGACGGGACACTG TCTGCGGCCTCTTGATGTAGAATTCATGAGACGTCTCAGTAAAGTGGTCAACATCGTCCCAGTTATTGCCAAAGCGGATACACTCACCCTGGAGGAGAGGGACTTCTTCAAAAAGAAG ATCAGGGAAGAGCTGCGAGCCAACGGGATTGACGTGTACCCTCAGAAGGAGTTTGACGAGGATGCAGAGGACAGAATGATTAACGAGAAGATTAGG GAGATGATCCCATTTGCCGTGGTGGGCAGTGACCAGGAGTACCAGGTCAATGGCAGGAGGCTGCTGGGGAGGAAGACCAAGTGGGGAACCATTGAAG TTGAGAACATAGCCCACTGTGAGTTTGCCTATTTAAGGGATCTCCTCATCAG GACCCATATGCAGAACATTAAGGACATCACCAGCAGCATCCACTATGAAATGTACCGCGTGCGGCGCCTCAATGAGAATAACACAGTGGTGGCTCATGCCAATGGAATCCCAGAGCATCATCTTGCCGCCCACGAGATGTAG